In a single window of the Thiothrix winogradskyi genome:
- a CDS encoding efflux RND transporter permease subunit — MFNWLLNASLGNRLLVLVASAMLMIYGALQLPQTAVDVFPDLNRPTVTLMTEAGGMAPEEVERLISFPLETTLNGLPGIESVRSVSSAGLSFVYAVFDWDTDIYRARQMVSERLGTLGSSLPPGLEVHMGPISSIMGEIMMVAVPIDPAKIDPMAVREYADWVLRPRLLSIAGVAQVIPIGGEVRQFQVQPDMRRMTDLGISLAQLTNALEGFANNTSGGFMELSGKEYLIRHIGRTSSLEDLQNLAVTATAGQPILLKQVASVIFAPKVKRGDAGFNGQPAVILGIQKQPDADTIQLTQAIETALESMKTSLPQGMSEPRVTFRQASFIEASIGNLEHKLVLASLLVMVILFLFLGNFRTTLISLMAIPLSILCTVLVFRYLDLSINTMTLGGLAIAIGELVDDAVVGVENVIRRLRNNRLHKTQLAPLKIVLHATLEVRSAIVYATIIVVLVFLPLFALPGMEGKLFVPLGIAYITSILVSMLVSVTLTPVMAYYLLPNMKQLDHPEPWLVRWLKRGYAKVLETVLDFPRTLLGLGLVAVLLAGSLVPLFPTTFLPPFNEGTLLVSVRLTPGVTLAESVRIAAKAETLLQDVPEVSHVGRRSGRAELDEHAEGVHNSELDIALKPSERPMDVVYGDIRARLAPLPVNVSIGQPISHRIDHMLSGVRAQIAIKLFGDDLDTLRAQGERLQQALATVDGVADLNMEKQVLAPQIKVYVDYAVAGQYGLSGAALLRELQMLVDGATINEIVDGNRRFKLVLRLPEAARSTTQLQDLLINTPLGQVPLNKLAKIEESDGPNQVSRDNGQRRIVLSANVQGRALSEVVADMRAKVAEFQLPEGYFITIGGQFEAQEQAAQRITLLAAVAALLVFLTLYSRYQSTTLALLIMANIPLALVGSVIGLWLSGQPLSVAALIGFITLAGISTRNGILKTSHYLNLMRLEGESFTRAMIIRGSLERLSPVLMTALVAAFALMPLLFEAEQPGTEILHPVAVVIFSGLISSTLLDTFLTPAMFWLFGRKPAEKLLDMASDEAL; from the coding sequence ATGTTTAACTGGTTATTGAACGCCAGCCTCGGCAACCGCCTGCTGGTGCTGGTGGCGAGTGCGATGCTGATGATTTACGGCGCGTTGCAACTGCCGCAAACCGCCGTGGATGTCTTTCCCGACCTCAACCGCCCCACCGTCACATTGATGACCGAAGCGGGCGGCATGGCACCTGAAGAAGTGGAACGCCTGATCAGTTTCCCGCTGGAAACCACCCTCAACGGCTTGCCGGGGATTGAGTCGGTGCGCTCGGTATCCAGTGCTGGGTTGTCGTTTGTGTACGCGGTGTTTGACTGGGATACCGATATTTACCGCGCCCGCCAGATGGTCAGTGAACGGCTGGGGACATTGGGCAGTAGTTTGCCGCCCGGTCTTGAAGTCCACATGGGGCCGATTTCTTCCATCATGGGCGAAATCATGATGGTGGCAGTGCCGATTGACCCCGCCAAGATTGACCCAATGGCGGTACGCGAGTACGCCGACTGGGTGTTACGCCCGCGCCTGTTGTCGATTGCGGGCGTGGCGCAAGTCATCCCGATTGGTGGGGAAGTGCGCCAGTTTCAGGTACAGCCGGATATGCGCCGTATGACTGATCTGGGCATCAGCCTTGCGCAACTGACGAATGCGCTGGAGGGGTTTGCCAATAACACCTCTGGCGGGTTTATGGAACTCAGCGGCAAGGAATACCTGATCCGCCACATTGGGCGCACTTCCAGTCTTGAGGATTTGCAGAACCTGGCGGTTACTGCCACGGCGGGGCAACCGATCCTGCTCAAACAGGTGGCAAGTGTCATCTTTGCCCCCAAGGTCAAACGCGGGGATGCGGGGTTTAACGGTCAGCCTGCGGTGATATTGGGGATTCAGAAACAACCCGATGCGGATACCATCCAGCTTACCCAAGCGATAGAAACCGCGTTGGAGTCGATGAAAACCAGCCTGCCGCAAGGTATGTCTGAACCGCGTGTGACCTTCCGCCAAGCCAGTTTCATTGAGGCATCCATCGGCAATCTGGAACACAAGTTGGTCTTGGCATCACTGCTGGTGATGGTGATTTTGTTCCTGTTTCTGGGGAATTTCCGTACTACGTTGATTTCACTGATGGCCATTCCGCTGTCGATTTTGTGTACGGTACTGGTGTTCCGCTATCTGGATTTGTCGATCAATACCATGACACTGGGCGGCTTGGCGATTGCGATAGGGGAACTGGTGGACGATGCGGTGGTGGGGGTCGAAAATGTCATCCGCCGCTTGCGTAACAACCGTTTGCACAAAACTCAACTTGCGCCCTTGAAGATCGTGTTGCACGCCACGCTGGAAGTGCGGTCGGCGATTGTGTACGCCACCATTATTGTGGTGCTGGTGTTTTTGCCGCTGTTCGCCTTGCCGGGGATGGAAGGCAAACTGTTTGTGCCATTGGGCATTGCCTACATTACCTCGATTCTGGTGTCGATGCTGGTGTCTGTGACCCTCACGCCGGTGATGGCGTATTACCTGCTACCGAATATGAAACAGCTTGACCACCCTGAACCGTGGTTGGTGCGCTGGCTCAAGCGCGGTTATGCCAAGGTGCTGGAAACCGTGCTGGATTTCCCGCGTACCTTGCTAGGGCTGGGGTTGGTGGCGGTCTTGCTGGCAGGTAGCCTTGTGCCGTTGTTCCCGACCACGTTTTTGCCGCCGTTCAATGAAGGCACGTTGTTGGTGAGTGTCCGCTTGACCCCCGGTGTGACCTTGGCGGAATCGGTACGCATTGCCGCCAAAGCCGAAACCTTGCTGCAAGACGTGCCGGAGGTGTCCCATGTCGGGCGGCGTTCCGGGCGGGCAGAACTGGATGAACACGCGGAAGGGGTACACAACAGCGAACTGGACATTGCCTTAAAACCGTCAGAACGCCCAATGGACGTGGTGTATGGTGACATCCGCGCCCGCCTTGCACCGTTGCCCGTCAACGTCAGCATCGGGCAACCGATTTCCCACCGTATCGACCATATGTTGTCCGGGGTCAGGGCGCAAATTGCCATCAAGCTGTTTGGTGATGACCTCGACACGCTCCGCGCCCAAGGCGAACGCTTGCAACAAGCACTGGCGACCGTTGACGGCGTGGCAGACTTGAACATGGAAAAACAAGTGCTTGCCCCACAAATCAAGGTGTATGTGGATTATGCGGTAGCGGGGCAGTACGGCTTGTCAGGGGCGGCATTGCTGCGGGAACTGCAAATGCTAGTGGATGGCGCAACCATCAATGAAATCGTCGATGGCAACCGCCGCTTCAAGCTGGTGTTGCGCTTGCCGGAGGCGGCACGTTCCACCACCCAATTGCAGGATTTGCTCATCAACACCCCGTTGGGGCAAGTGCCGCTCAACAAACTGGCGAAGATTGAGGAAAGTGACGGCCCCAACCAAGTGTCACGAGACAATGGACAGCGGCGCATTGTGCTTTCCGCCAACGTGCAGGGGCGAGCATTGTCAGAAGTGGTCGCGGATATGCGGGCAAAAGTTGCCGAGTTCCAGCTACCCGAAGGCTACTTCATCACCATTGGCGGGCAGTTTGAGGCACAGGAACAGGCAGCCCAGCGCATCACGTTGTTGGCAGCGGTAGCGGCGTTGCTGGTATTCCTCACGCTGTATAGCCGTTACCAGTCCACCACACTGGCATTGCTGATTATGGCGAATATTCCGTTGGCATTGGTCGGCAGCGTGATTGGCTTATGGCTGTCGGGGCAACCGTTGTCGGTCGCGGCACTGATCGGCTTTATTACACTGGCGGGTATTTCCACCCGTAACGGCATCCTCAAAACCAGCCATTACCTCAACCTGATGCGGCTCGAAGGGGAAAGTTTTACCCGTGCGATGATTATCCGGGGGTCACTGGAACGCCTGTCACCTGTGTTGATGACGGCTTTGGTGGCAGCGTTTGCGCTCATGCCGCTGCTGTTTGAAGCGGAACAGCCGGGAACGGAAATCCTGCACCCGGTGGCGGTGGTGATCTTTTCCGGGC